Part of the Bacteroidota bacterium genome is shown below.
AAATTGGGGCAAATAGTACCATATTGCCCGGTATTCAGATTGGTGAAAATTCATTGGTTGGTGCCGGTAGTGTTGTCACCAAAAATGTGAAACCAGAAATGGTAGTTGCAGGAAACCCAGCCAAAGAACTTTACAAAATATTTTACTAAAACTAACAGTAATCCAATTAATATATGATTGAATTTCTTGATCTAAATAAACAATACCATAGTATTAAAGAGGAGATAGATTCTGCTATTATGGCTGTTATTCATGAAAGTGCCTTTATAAGCGGAAAATATGTCGAAATTTTTGAAAAAGAATTCGCTACTTATCAGGTTGCGGATTATTGTGTTGGCGTAGCTAATGGAACTGATGCAATTGAAATAGCCATTGAAGCACTTAATCTTCCTAATGGAAGTGAAATTATTGTGCCTGCTAATAGTTTTATCGCATCTTCAGAAGCCATTACCAGATCAGGACACCGTGTTGTTTTTTGTGATTGTGATGAAAATAACTACACGATATCGATAAGGAGCTTAAAAGAAAAGCTCACTCAAAAAACAAGGGCAGTCTTAGCAGTTCATCTTTATGGACATCCTTGTGATATGGATAAAATTTTAAGCATTGCATCACAGAACAATTTGAAAGTTATTGAGGATTGTGCACAGGCACATGGTGCTGAGTATAAAGGCAAGAAAGTAGGCACTATTGGAGATATTGCGACTTTTAGTTTTTTCCCTAGTAAAAACTTGGGAGCGTATGGAGATGGTGGTGCAATTCTTACAAACAATGCCCACTTAGCTGAAAAATGCAGAATGATTGCAAATCATGGTCGGATCGAAAAATACAATCACAAATTTGAAGGCAGAAACTCAAGATTAGATGGTTTGCAAGCTGCCATTTTATCGGTGAAACTAAAACATTTAGATGATTGGACAAATCGAAGAATAGCCATTGCCGATTATTATCTTGAAAATTTAAAAAGCATTACAGAAATAGTTTTGCCTAAAAGAGAATCTTGGGCTAAACAGGTTTATCATTTATTTGTAATCCGATCAAAAAACAGAGATAAACTGAAAGAATATTTAAAGAAAAATGGAATTTTATGTGGGATTCACTACCCCATCTCCTTGCCTAAGCTTGAAGCATATCACTACACAAATCAA
Proteins encoded:
- a CDS encoding DegT/DnrJ/EryC1/StrS family aminotransferase; amino-acid sequence: MIEFLDLNKQYHSIKEEIDSAIMAVIHESAFISGKYVEIFEKEFATYQVADYCVGVANGTDAIEIAIEALNLPNGSEIIVPANSFIASSEAITRSGHRVVFCDCDENNYTISIRSLKEKLTQKTRAVLAVHLYGHPCDMDKILSIASQNNLKVIEDCAQAHGAEYKGKKVGTIGDIATFSFFPSKNLGAYGDGGAILTNNAHLAEKCRMIANHGRIEKYNHKFEGRNSRLDGLQAAILSVKLKHLDDWTNRRIAIADYYLENLKSITEIVLPKRESWAKQVYHLFVIRSKNRDKLKEYLKKNGILCGIHYPISLPKLEAYHYTNQACEDFAANRNDKELLSLPMGEHLGTDNLIEIVHTIKEFYK